A portion of the Pseudomonas koreensis genome contains these proteins:
- the murC gene encoding UDP-N-acetylmuramate--L-alanine ligase — MVENQKAMPQPEMRRIRRIHFVGIGGVGMCGIAEVLLNLGYQVSGSDLKASPVTERLETFGAQIFIGHRAENSATADVLVVSSAVNTSNPEVATALERRIPVVPRAEMLAELMRYRHGIAVAGTHGKTTTTSLIASVFAAGGLDPTFVIGGRLNAAGTNAQLGTSRYLIAEADESDASFLHLQPLVAVVTNIDADHMATYDGDFNKLKKTFVEFLHTLPFYGLAVMCLDDPVVREILPLVKRPTVTYGFSEDADVRAINVRQQGMQTFFTVLRPDREPLDVSVNMPGNHNVLNSLATICIATDEGVSDEAIVQGLSGFQGVGRRFQVYGELPVDGGNVMLVDDYGHHPTEVAAVIKAVRGGWPERRLVMVYQPHRYSRTRDLYDDFVNVLADANVLLLMEVYPAGEEPIPGADSRKLCNSIRQRGQLDPIYIERGVDLAPLVKPLLRAGDILLCQGAGDIGGLAPKLLKSELFAGAVAASVEGKLK; from the coding sequence ATGGTTGAGAATCAGAAAGCCATGCCACAACCGGAAATGCGCCGCATCCGGCGCATCCACTTCGTCGGCATCGGCGGCGTGGGCATGTGCGGTATCGCAGAAGTGTTGTTGAACCTGGGCTATCAAGTCTCCGGTTCCGACCTGAAAGCGTCGCCGGTCACCGAGCGCCTGGAAACCTTCGGCGCGCAGATCTTCATCGGTCACCGTGCCGAGAACTCCGCTACCGCCGACGTGCTGGTGGTGTCGAGCGCAGTGAACACGTCCAACCCGGAAGTGGCGACTGCCCTTGAACGCCGCATTCCGGTAGTGCCGCGCGCGGAAATGCTCGCCGAGCTGATGCGCTATCGCCACGGCATCGCGGTCGCCGGTACCCATGGCAAAACCACCACCACCAGCCTGATCGCTTCGGTGTTCGCGGCCGGCGGTCTGGACCCGACGTTCGTGATCGGTGGTCGTCTGAATGCAGCGGGCACCAACGCTCAGCTCGGCACCAGCCGTTACCTGATCGCCGAAGCCGACGAAAGCGATGCGAGCTTCCTGCATCTGCAGCCGCTGGTGGCCGTGGTCACCAATATCGACGCCGACCACATGGCGACCTACGACGGTGACTTCAACAAACTGAAGAAAACCTTCGTCGAATTCCTGCACACCCTGCCGTTCTACGGTTTGGCGGTGATGTGCCTGGACGATCCGGTGGTGCGGGAGATCCTGCCGCTGGTGAAACGTCCGACCGTGACTTACGGCTTCAGCGAAGACGCCGATGTGCGCGCAATCAATGTGCGGCAGCAGGGCATGCAGACTTTCTTTACCGTGCTGCGCCCGGATCGCGAACCGCTGGACGTGTCGGTGAACATGCCCGGCAACCACAACGTGCTCAACTCGCTGGCGACCATCTGCATCGCCACCGACGAAGGCGTCAGCGATGAAGCGATTGTCCAGGGCCTGTCAGGCTTCCAGGGTGTCGGTCGGCGCTTCCAGGTCTACGGCGAACTGCCGGTGGACGGCGGCAACGTGATGCTGGTCGACGACTACGGTCACCACCCGACCGAAGTCGCTGCCGTAATCAAAGCCGTGCGCGGGGGCTGGCCTGAGCGTCGTCTGGTGATGGTTTACCAGCCGCACCGTTACAGCCGCACCCGCGATCTCTACGACGATTTCGTCAATGTGTTGGCCGATGCCAACGTGCTGCTGCTGATGGAAGTCTATCCGGCCGGCGAAGAGCCGATCCCCGGTGCCGACAGCCGCAAGCTGTGCAACAGCATCCGTCAGCGCGGTCAGCTCGACCCGATCTACATCGAGCGGGGCGTCGATCTGGCGCCGTTGGTCAAGCCGCTGCTGCGTGCCGGCGACATTCTGTTGTGCCAGGGCGCCGGTGATATCGGCGGTCTCGCGCCGAAACTGTTGAAAAGTGAGTTGTTCGCCGGCGCCGTGGCGGCGTCGGTCGAGGGGAAGTTGAAATGA
- the ftsW gene encoding putative lipid II flippase FtsW: MNLRNIIKPYPSPLITGRGIDLDFPMLAGCLALLGLGLIMIASASTEVAAAQSGSPLYYMIRHLIYVVLGLGACIVTMMIPIATWQRLGWMMLIGAFGLLVMVIIPGIGREVNGSMRWIGFSFFNVQPSEIAKVFVVIYLAGYLVRRQKEVRESWMGFFKPFIVLLPMAGLLLMEPDFGATVVMMGAAAAMLFLGGVGLFRFSLMVVLAVGAVVLLIQMQPYRMARLTNFADPWADQFGAGYQLSQALIAFGRGEWLGVGLGNSVQKQFYLPEAHTDFVFSVLAEELGAVGSLCTVALFVFVCIRGMYIGLWAEKAKQFFAAYVAYGLSFLWIGQFLINIGVNVGLLPTKGLTLPFLSYGGSSLVICCACLGLLLRIEWESRTHLGSEEMEFQESDFAEEPTHGR, encoded by the coding sequence ATGAACCTGAGAAACATCATCAAGCCGTACCCGTCGCCGCTGATCACCGGGCGTGGCATCGACCTCGACTTCCCGATGCTCGCCGGTTGCCTGGCGCTGCTTGGTCTCGGCCTGATCATGATCGCTTCGGCGTCCACCGAAGTGGCGGCGGCGCAGTCGGGCAGTCCGCTGTATTACATGATTCGCCACCTTATCTATGTGGTGCTGGGTCTGGGCGCGTGCATCGTTACCATGATGATTCCGATCGCCACCTGGCAGCGCCTCGGCTGGATGATGCTGATCGGTGCGTTCGGCCTGCTGGTGATGGTGATCATTCCCGGCATTGGCCGTGAAGTGAACGGTTCGATGCGCTGGATCGGTTTCAGCTTCTTCAACGTGCAGCCGTCGGAAATCGCCAAGGTGTTCGTGGTGATCTACCTCGCCGGTTATCTGGTGCGCCGGCAGAAAGAAGTGCGCGAGAGCTGGATGGGCTTCTTCAAACCGTTCATCGTCCTGCTGCCGATGGCCGGTCTGTTGCTGATGGAGCCGGACTTCGGCGCCACGGTGGTAATGATGGGCGCGGCGGCGGCGATGCTGTTTCTTGGCGGGGTCGGACTGTTCCGCTTCTCGCTGATGGTAGTGCTGGCGGTTGGCGCGGTGGTTTTGCTGATCCAGATGCAGCCCTATCGAATGGCGCGTCTGACCAACTTCGCTGACCCGTGGGCCGACCAGTTCGGCGCCGGCTATCAATTGTCGCAAGCCTTGATTGCGTTCGGTCGCGGCGAGTGGCTGGGTGTCGGCCTGGGCAACAGCGTGCAGAAGCAGTTCTACCTGCCGGAAGCGCACACCGACTTCGTGTTCTCGGTCCTCGCCGAAGAACTGGGCGCGGTCGGTTCGCTGTGCACCGTCGCGCTGTTCGTGTTCGTGTGTATTCGCGGCATGTACATCGGCCTGTGGGCGGAGAAGGCCAAGCAGTTTTTCGCCGCTTACGTGGCTTACGGCTTGTCGTTCCTGTGGATCGGTCAGTTCCTGATCAACATCGGTGTGAACGTCGGCCTGCTGCCGACCAAAGGCCTGACCTTGCCGTTCCTCAGCTACGGCGGCAGCTCGCTGGTGATCTGCTGCGCCTGTCTGGGCCTGTTGCTGCGCATCGAGTGGGAGAGTCGGACCCACCTGGGCAGCGAAGAGATGGAATTCCAGGAGAGCGACTTCGCCGAGGAGCCGACTCATGGGCGCTAA
- the murG gene encoding undecaprenyldiphospho-muramoylpentapeptide beta-N-acetylglucosaminyltransferase codes for MGANVLIMAGGTGGHVFPALACAREFQARGYTVHWLGTPRGIENELVPAAGLELHRINASGLRGKGKLSLLKAPLMLLKSVWQARAIMRRLKPVCVVGFGGYVTGPGGLAAKLAGVPVIVHEQNAVAGTANRLLVPFAARVCEAFPDTFTLSDSRRTTGNPVRSELFLDTSRPALAGRKARLLILGGSLGAEPLNKLLPEALAQVAADLRPEVFHQAGKSHDEVTAERYRAVGVEAQVQPFIKDMAQAYGWADLVVCRAGALTISELAAAGLPSMLVPLPHAIDDHQTRNADYLAREGAAFLMPQRTTGAADLAARLTEVLMQPQRLEAMAQAARRLAKPDATRSVVDTCLEVAHG; via the coding sequence ATGGGCGCTAACGTATTGATCATGGCCGGGGGTACCGGCGGCCACGTGTTCCCGGCGCTGGCCTGTGCCCGCGAATTTCAGGCGCGCGGCTACACCGTGCACTGGCTCGGCACGCCACGCGGGATCGAAAACGAACTGGTCCCGGCGGCAGGGCTTGAACTGCACCGGATCAACGCCAGCGGTTTGCGCGGCAAGGGCAAGTTGTCGCTGCTCAAGGCGCCGTTGATGCTGCTCAAATCGGTCTGGCAGGCGCGGGCGATCATGCGCCGCCTGAAGCCGGTGTGCGTGGTTGGCTTCGGTGGATATGTGACCGGCCCTGGTGGCCTTGCCGCGAAACTGGCTGGCGTGCCGGTCATCGTTCACGAGCAGAACGCTGTCGCCGGCACCGCCAATCGGTTGCTGGTGCCGTTCGCCGCCCGAGTGTGTGAAGCGTTCCCCGACACCTTTACTCTGTCGGACAGCCGCCGTACCACCGGTAATCCGGTGCGCAGCGAGCTGTTCCTCGACACATCGCGCCCGGCGCTGGCCGGGCGCAAAGCGCGTTTGCTGATCCTTGGCGGCAGCCTGGGCGCAGAACCGTTGAACAAATTGCTGCCTGAAGCCCTGGCCCAAGTCGCTGCCGACCTGCGCCCGGAAGTGTTTCATCAGGCCGGCAAAAGTCACGATGAAGTGACTGCCGAGCGTTACCGCGCCGTGGGTGTGGAAGCGCAGGTGCAGCCGTTCATCAAAGACATGGCCCAGGCCTATGGCTGGGCTGACCTGGTGGTGTGCCGCGCCGGCGCGCTGACCATCAGTGAGCTGGCGGCCGCCGGTCTGCCCTCGATGCTGGTGCCTTTGCCCCACGCGATCGACGATCACCAGACCCGCAACGCCGATTATTTGGCCCGCGAAGGCGCTGCCTTCCTGATGCCGCAAAGAACGACTGGTGCCGCGGATCTTGCCGCGCGCCTGACAGAGGTCTTGATGCAACCGCAACGACTCGAAGCAATGGCCCAAGCGGCCCGCCGACTGGCCAAACCCGATGCCACCCGTAGCGTGGTCGATACCTGTCTGGAGGTGGCCCATGGTTGA